The sequence below is a genomic window from Methanocalculus natronophilus.
GGCCTTCTGTTTGTGGCACGTCCGGAGTATGATCTCATCGGCCACATCCCGCTTGGGGTAGCGTTCCTCACCCGGTATAAGGAGTTCCTTGATGACGCAACCTATCTGCACCTCCTCCATATCATCCAGTCCCACCATGGCGACCACGGCGATGTCGCACCCAGAACACCTGAAGCATGGGCTGTCCACCTTGCCGATCTCGCAAGCGCAACCCTCCGGGAGATGGCAGACGATACCGCAGGGCTTGCCCCCGGGGAAGGAAAGTGGAGGGGAGAGAAGAGCAAGCGGCCGGTGTATAGGATATAGAATAATTTTTGTCAATTGCTGAAGAGGAACGGTGAGAGGCGAGAGAGGCATCAAGTCTCACCCCATTACGTATTCCGGCTGAAAATGACGTAAAGAGCAGACGTACACGCCCGGCCGATGTTTTTATTCGTGAGTTCAAAAGAGAGAAACAGATATCAGGCTGAGATAACGTTCACAACCCGAATGTTTCAAGTAATGATCAAAAGCCATTCTGCTTCTCCATACCACCAGACAAGAGAACTATCCCCGCCGCCGCACCCGCACCGACTCCGCATGCCCATATAACCCCTCAGCCTCAGCAAGCGCCTCAACCACATCGCCGATTGCCGCGAGCCCCTCTTCATTCAGGATCTGGACCTGGCTGCGGGTGCAGAAGTGGTGGACGTCAAGCCCTGAATGTACCATCGCATACCCTGCTGTCGGGAGCACATGGTTTGTGCCTGATGCGTAATCGCCGCAGGCAACCGGGGTGTGGGAGCCGACAAAGATCGAGCCCGCATGCCCGACCTCCCCAAGCAGTGCCATCGGATCAGCTACCTGGAGCGAGAGATGCTCAGGCGCAATCCCGTTCATCAGCCGGACTGCCTCGCTCCGGGAAGAGGCAACCACATACCCGGATTTTGCAAGCGCTGCTTCGATAATCTCCCGCCTAGGTGCAGTGGCAAGCATCCGGGCAATCTCCTCCCCGACACGCTCAGCAAGCCCTGGATCGGTCGTCACCAGCACGCTTGGAGAGTTTGGATCATGCTCTGCCTGGGCGATGACATCGGCTGCGATATACACAGGATCAGCAGTCCCATCTGCGATGATCCCGATCTCTGAGGGACCAGCCGGAAAGTCGATCTCCGCATGATCACGGAGGAGCATCTTGGCAGCAGTCACATAGACATTCCCGGGCCCGACGATCTTTGCAACAGGAGAGATCGTCTCTGTTCCAAGCGCCATTGCCGCAATCGCCTGGGCACCGCCGAGCCGGTAGCCTTCGGTGACACCGGCGATATCCATCGCCACCAGGGTGAGCGGATCCGCAGGCGGCGGGGTGCAGCAGACGATCTCAGGCACACCTGCGACCCGTGCCGGGACTGCCGTCATCAGGATGGTTGACGGATACGCTGCACGTCCACCCGGAGCATAGCAGCCGATGCGGGAGAGCGGAGTTGTCCGGACACCGAGTGTGATCCCCGGCTCCACCTCCTCGAGCCAGAGGGACCGGGACGTCTGGAGTTCATGAAACCGGGTGATCCTGGCCTCTGCTTCACAGAGTGCTTCGATGAGGCGATCATCTGCCAGTTCATATGCCTCTTCGATCTCCTCTGCCGGGATCAGGGGCGAATGGATATCCACACCATCAAACCGTTTGGTAAGCTCGATGAGAGCGGTATCACCGCCTTGTTGAACTGCCTCGATGATCTCCCGGACAGCACCCTGCACCCCGGCGATATCACCCCGGCGCTCCTCCTTCCACCCCGAAATGTCAAGTGGCTTCCACATACTCATGCATGCAACCCGGAAGCCATTGAACCTTTCCCGGGAGCAGGCAACAGGCGGCTCTTCAGGGCAGCACACAGGCAGGACGCCAGCACAACAGATTGACAGACAAAACCAGTTATACGCCTGAGCATCCAATACCATATCCAGATGGAATGCACAGTGCTTGCAAGCGGGAGCAGCGGCAACTGCATCTATGTCAACAGCGGTGGAAGCGCCCTCCTCATCGATGCGGGCCTCTCCAAAAAAGAGATCCTCGCAAGGCTTGCCTGTGCAGGCCTTGACCATGAGAGTGTGGATGCGATTCTCCTCACCCATGAGCATACCGACCATGTCCGTGGCGCCGAGGCACTTGCCCGGTCGCTGAACCTGCCACTCACCGGAACAGGAGGCACCCTGACGGCCTTTCGCAGCACACGGCAGTCGATAAAAAAGCCGGCTGAAGCCAGGGCGTGCCGGTATAACACGCCCTTCACTGCAGGAGAGTTCGAGGTTACACCCTTTGCAGTCTCCCATGATGCGGCCGAGCCATGCGGGTACTCGATCCGTTCAGGTGAGACGATCCTCGCTATCATGACAGATACCGGTATCGTCACCCCGCAGATGATGCACTATCTCGAAGCAGCAGATGGGATTGTGCTCGAATCAAACCACTGCCCGGATATGCTGAAAACAGGTCCATACCCTGACTACCTGAAACGGCGGATACGGGGAAAATCCGGGCATCTCTCAAATACACTGGCTGCCGAATGCATCAGAAGCCTCAAAGGATCAGTATCAACCATCATCCTCTCCCACCTAAGCGAGATTAACAATACGCCCACACGTGCATTTGCCGAATCGCAGGACGCACTCGGGCTTGATATGAGCTACATCAACCTCCGGGTGGCATCGCCGGATATCGGCTGTTCATGCCTCCAGAAGACGATCAGGGTCTGAAAAGAAGAAGAGGGGTGTGTACCGGCTAACCGGGCGCCTTCTTCCGGAGTGTGACTGAAGCACCGATAATTGCGCCGGTCTGATCGCGGATCGGCTCAGCCCTCACCACAACCGGTACCTTCTCTTGAGAACGCAGGAGAAGGAAACAGTCATGTTCCAGTGTGGCGGTGGAGCCGTCCTTTAACACCTGGTCATAGGGAAACCCGATCGCCTCGCCAGCAGCATTCTCAAGTACAAGAACCGAGGATACCGGCTGTTCTGCAGCCTCTTCCTGTTTCCACCCAAAGAGTTCTTCACCGATATAGTTTACGAGCACGATATGTGCATCGGCATCAATGCTGACAATGCCCTCAGATGCATGGGAGGGGAGGCCGGATGAGCCTGAGACTTCAGAGAGAAGCATCTCCTCTACCCATCGCTTCTCTGCCATATCGATGTAATGGAGCATCTGTTCGAGCCGTGCGTTTGCCTTTTGCAGCTCTTTTGTCCGCTCGAAAACGAGATCCTCAAGCTCTTCACGGTGCCGCCTGAGTTCTTCATCTATCTTCACGCGGGCGGTGATGTCGCGGAAGATGAGGACAGCTCCCATCAGGTTTTCATCTGCATCAAGGATCGGTGCTGCCGTATACTCCACGTATTGATCTGATCCCTTTGAAGCCTGGAGGATCATGCGTTGATCTGATTGGATTGTTCTCTTCAGAGAGAGTGCCTGCAGAACCGGATCAACCCGCACGCTCTTCTCCGCTTCAGGTTCCAGCACAAATATTACGCCTGATGGTGTTTTGATAACATCCTCCTGCCTGTGTCCAAGCAGGGATTCGGCAGCCGGATTCATGAATTTGATGAGGCCTTCCGTATCTGTTGCGATAATACCCTCTCCCATGCTCTGGATCATCGTCGAGATCCACCGTTCACTCTCCCTCAGCTTCTTCTCAGCAGAGGCTTTATAGAGGCCAATCTCAATTGCGATCTGGAGATCACGTTCAGTAAAGGGTTTTAAGATATACCCATAAGGTTCAGTCACCTTTGCCCGGTTGATGGTCTGTTCTTCTGCAAAGGCGGTCAGGTATACAACCGGTATCGCCATCTCGTCCCTGATAATCCCGGCAGCAGTGATACCATCCATCTCACCTTTCAGAACAATATCCATCAGTACAATATCAGGCTCCTGTTTTCTGACCTGCTCGACTGCATCTTCGCCAGAGACAGAGGTGCCGACGACATCATAGCCCATAGCCATGAGACGACTTTTTATATCGATTGCAATGATTGCTTCATCTTCGACAATATAGACCCGGTGTTGCCCCATATCCATCAGCTCCGCTCCCTGTACTGCAGGGGTTTGAATAGAATCGTAAAGGTCGTCCCATTGGTTCGTTTCAGATCAACTGCCCCGTCCAGTTGCGAGACGAGTGATGAGACGAGCAGCAGTCCAAGAGACCTGGTCTTCCCGATATCAACAGACGAAGGAATTCCGACACCATCATCTGCTACCACCAGGATGAACCTCCCTTTCCCGTCAGGATGCATGGAGATTTTGATGGTGCCCTCCCTCTCATCAGGAAACGCATGCCGGAGGGCATTTGAAACCAGCTCATTCAGGAGAAGTCCAAGCGGGACTGACGTATCAGGATTGAGTTTTGCATTCTGGACATCGTACTCCACTGATACATTCTTTGCTGTTTCGCTGTATTCCCGCAGGAGACTCTGGGTAATCCTTGTTGTGTATTCTGAAAAGTCTATCAGCCCGAGTTCCTTTGTCCGGTAGAGGTGCTCATATACATACCCAAGTGCCCGGACACGGTTCTGGCTGTCTGTCAGGTACCCGATGACCAATGGATCATCGACAAACTGTGCCTGAAGATTGATCAGGCTTGAGATCACCTGGAGATTATTCTTGACACGGTGGTGCACCTCGCGGAGCAGCACTTCTTTCTCGGCGAGCGCTTCCTCGATCAGGAGTTCGGTTTCTGCTGTTCCCGCAACCTTTGAGAGAGAGAGCAGGTAGTATTCCCGTCCGCTCAGGTTCATCAGTCGTGGACGGATCAGGTATTCACTGGCAGTGCCTGTTGTATCAGCAATACTCTGAATGAAGCTCTCTCTCTCCTCCATAACAGCATTCCTGATCTTCTGCTCAAGGACACCTCGTGCAGCAGCCTGATCTGAGCCTGTACGAATGACTGATGCTAGAGCAAGGGAGAGATCAAGCCCCTCGGGCGTTCCAAAAGTCTTTGCCAGGGACCTGTTGATGGCGACAACAGCTCCACTCTTCTTCTCCAGTATCAGCATACTGTCAGGTGCTTTCTGAAATGATTGAATAAACAACTCTTCCCTCATCATCTGGGATCAATCCTCTCGAATCTTCAGTACATTCATTGCAAAACTATCGATTATCGGAATAAGTGCTTCTCTACTCCTCTTCTCCCGTGCGGGATCACCAGAGAAGGCATCCTCTTCAAGGTAGGCAAGCAGCCTGACGATGTAGGTTAGCCCCGGGTACTGCATGGCGAAGAAGTCGCGCTTCTCCCGTGCTGCTGAATCATTCCTCTGGAGCACCAGAAACGCATACTCGAGCAGGAGAAGGAGGTATGCAGGAAACCCCCGTATGATAGCAAGTTTTCGAAACCGGTAAAAGATCTGTTTATTCCTGGTCACAAGCGCCAGCTTCAGGCCATAGTAGACCGGCTCAACACCGTCAGGCATGACCCGGACCATCGTCTGAAGAATTTTTGCCGCTGATTCAAACGATTCCTTCAAAAGGGCATCAGAAAAAGCAATCCGTAAGAAACTGATATCATCAGGAAACTGTTCTGTTCCCTCTTTCAGGAGGAGATCAAACTTCTCACCATCATCGTCATGCTCTGCTTTTGCAAGACCAATATCAACAAACCAGCGTTCATACGGAAACCATTCTCTTGCCTGTGCATAGATTCTCCAGAATATGGCATCAAGTGTTGCCTCTTCATCCACATTCAGGACCTGGTGATCTACCAGGGCGGGCTGTTTGCGTGCAAGTTCCATCAGCTGCTCACGTGCATGGAGCACCATTTCGGAGGG
It includes:
- the hisD gene encoding histidinol dehydrogenase; amino-acid sequence: MWKPLDISGWKEERRGDIAGVQGAVREIIEAVQQGGDTALIELTKRFDGVDIHSPLIPAEEIEEAYELADDRLIEALCEAEARITRFHELQTSRSLWLEEVEPGITLGVRTTPLSRIGCYAPGGRAAYPSTILMTAVPARVAGVPEIVCCTPPPADPLTLVAMDIAGVTEGYRLGGAQAIAAMALGTETISPVAKIVGPGNVYVTAAKMLLRDHAEIDFPAGPSEIGIIADGTADPVYIAADVIAQAEHDPNSPSVLVTTDPGLAERVGEEIARMLATAPRREIIEAALAKSGYVVASSRSEAVRLMNGIAPEHLSLQVADPMALLGEVGHAGSIFVGSHTPVACGDYASGTNHVLPTAGYAMVHSGLDVHHFCTRSQVQILNEEGLAAIGDVVEALAEAEGLYGHAESVRVRRRG
- a CDS encoding sensor histidine kinase, encoding MLILEKKSGAVVAINRSLAKTFGTPEGLDLSLALASVIRTGSDQAAARGVLEQKIRNAVMEERESFIQSIADTTGTASEYLIRPRLMNLSGREYYLLSLSKVAGTAETELLIEEALAEKEVLLREVHHRVKNNLQVISSLINLQAQFVDDPLVIGYLTDSQNRVRALGYVYEHLYRTKELGLIDFSEYTTRITQSLLREYSETAKNVSVEYDVQNAKLNPDTSVPLGLLLNELVSNALRHAFPDEREGTIKISMHPDGKGRFILVVADDGVGIPSSVDIGKTRSLGLLLVSSLVSQLDGAVDLKRTNGTTFTILFKPLQYRERS
- a CDS encoding MBL fold metallo-hydrolase, producing MECTVLASGSSGNCIYVNSGGSALLIDAGLSKKEILARLACAGLDHESVDAILLTHEHTDHVRGAEALARSLNLPLTGTGGTLTAFRSTRQSIKKPAEARACRYNTPFTAGEFEVTPFAVSHDAAEPCGYSIRSGETILAIMTDTGIVTPQMMHYLEAADGIVLESNHCPDMLKTGPYPDYLKRRIRGKSGHLSNTLAAECIRSLKGSVSTIILSHLSEINNTPTRAFAESQDALGLDMSYINLRVASPDIGCSCLQKTIRV
- a CDS encoding PAS domain S-box protein, with product MDMGQHRVYIVEDEAIIAIDIKSRLMAMGYDVVGTSVSGEDAVEQVRKQEPDIVLMDIVLKGEMDGITAAGIIRDEMAIPVVYLTAFAEEQTINRAKVTEPYGYILKPFTERDLQIAIEIGLYKASAEKKLRESERWISTMIQSMGEGIIATDTEGLIKFMNPAAESLLGHRQEDVIKTPSGVIFVLEPEAEKSVRVDPVLQALSLKRTIQSDQRMILQASKGSDQYVEYTAAPILDADENLMGAVLIFRDITARVKIDEELRRHREELEDLVFERTKELQKANARLEQMLHYIDMAEKRWVEEMLLSEVSGSSGLPSHASEGIVSIDADAHIVLVNYIGEELFGWKQEEAAEQPVSSVLVLENAAGEAIGFPYDQVLKDGSTATLEHDCFLLLRSQEKVPVVVRAEPIRDQTGAIIGASVTLRKKAPG